A genome region from Akkermansiaceae bacterium includes the following:
- a CDS encoding LysM peptidoglycan-binding domain-containing protein, whose amino-acid sequence MRFPVRTLAPWLLAPLLTQCGTRTAPQTNAVTGPFDSRGNYIEEWVDQPDKWYRPAAPTQNPKPKPLFAKKETPPAQKPPEIAVVQPRPEVSQPKPKPKPVVVKPKPKPKPVVVKYTVKKGDNLSRIASRHGIGLSALRRANGISGDLIRPGQVLTIPR is encoded by the coding sequence ATGCGCTTTCCTGTCCGCACTCTGGCACCTTGGCTCCTTGCACCGCTTCTCACACAATGCGGCACCAGAACCGCGCCCCAAACCAACGCCGTCACCGGCCCCTTCGACAGCCGGGGAAACTACATCGAGGAATGGGTGGATCAGCCTGACAAATGGTACCGGCCTGCGGCCCCAACCCAGAATCCCAAGCCAAAACCTCTCTTTGCGAAGAAGGAGACACCGCCGGCACAGAAGCCGCCGGAAATCGCAGTTGTCCAGCCACGGCCTGAGGTAAGCCAGCCGAAGCCCAAACCCAAGCCCGTGGTGGTCAAGCCGAAGCCCAAACCGAAACCCGTGGTGGTCAAATACACGGTCAAGAAGGGCGACAACCTCTCAAGGATCGCCAGCAGGCATGGCATCGGCCTGAGCGCATTGCGCCGTGCCAACGGTATTTCCGGGGATTTGATCCGCCCCGGCCAGGTGCTCACCATCCCCCGCTGA
- a CDS encoding purine-nucleoside phosphorylase, with protein MIGIVLGSGLGVLADQVKVTREVGFKSAGLAVSTVPGHEGKFVFGKLGGCEVVLMKGRVHLYEGHPAQAVTAGVRWMAEHGVDSLILTNAAGTLNPDFEPGGWMMLSDHLNLTSTTPLVGASFIDMGNVYDKAWRLEFLKAASESGVDLSEGVYAGLRGPQYETPAEVRMLRTLGADAVGMSTVLEAIQARALGMRVAGFSCLTNWAAGMQETLDHEEVLETGKAAGAVMVRLLEKVLGGP; from the coding sequence ATGATTGGAATTGTCCTTGGATCGGGTTTGGGTGTTTTGGCGGATCAGGTGAAGGTGACGCGGGAGGTCGGTTTCAAATCGGCGGGGCTCGCCGTTTCCACAGTTCCCGGCCATGAGGGGAAATTCGTTTTTGGCAAGCTCGGTGGCTGCGAGGTCGTCCTGATGAAAGGCCGGGTCCACCTTTACGAAGGCCATCCCGCACAGGCGGTCACGGCTGGGGTGCGCTGGATGGCGGAGCACGGCGTCGATTCCCTGATTCTGACCAATGCAGCAGGAACCCTGAACCCCGATTTCGAGCCGGGCGGATGGATGATGCTTTCCGATCACCTGAATCTAACATCTACGACACCCCTGGTAGGTGCGAGCTTCATCGACATGGGCAATGTGTACGACAAGGCATGGCGGCTGGAGTTCCTGAAAGCGGCATCGGAGTCTGGCGTGGATCTCAGCGAGGGTGTGTATGCCGGTCTGCGCGGCCCGCAATATGAGACGCCTGCCGAGGTGCGGATGCTGCGCACGCTTGGTGCGGATGCCGTCGGCATGAGCACTGTGCTGGAGGCGATCCAGGCGCGGGCGCTGGGAATGCGCGTCGCCGGATTCTCGTGTCTCACCAATTGGGCGGCGGGCATGCAGGAAACCCTTGATCACGAGGAAGTTCTCGAAACCGGGAAAGCGGCCGGCGCAGTGATGGTGCGGCTGCTGGAGAAAGTGCTTGGCGGGCCTTGA
- the pyk gene encoding pyruvate kinase — protein MPRKTKLIVTLGPATQEQEMIGKLIDGGVNVMRLNMSHAKHEWAAEMTRLIRAESEKRNAHTAVLFDLTGPSIRTGDLEKPYELKEGDKVEFRRADAEASTPLSTTVNYPGLMGDVKAGNTLVVDNGALLMRIETASEDRIICDVRTPGTMGSRRHINLPGVRLNLPALTEKDHKDLALAVECGADFIAGSFVRDAAHVEELRGAMEKLEGEAQIVAKIEDQEAVRNIDSIIRSADAIMIARGDLGIEVDFEDLPILQRRIVKRCHELSKRVIVATQLLESMITNPTPTRAEVTDVMNAAYEEADCLMLSGETSVGRYPERCVEALVRISSRIERSGGHGFGQNVILRDERQKTARAAVTLADSLPDARLVVLTRRGVLANNVAMMRPKTGAFYAFTPKESVCRQLSLTRGVRPFRTSFASNIEETIQRATAQLRELGLVRPGTPMVIVSDILSDHFAANSILLHHA, from the coding sequence ATGCCACGCAAAACAAAGCTCATCGTCACACTCGGCCCGGCCACACAGGAACAGGAAATGATCGGGAAACTGATTGATGGCGGGGTAAATGTCATGCGCCTCAACATGAGCCACGCAAAGCACGAATGGGCGGCGGAGATGACCAGGCTCATCCGCGCCGAATCGGAAAAACGCAACGCACACACCGCCGTCCTTTTCGATCTAACCGGCCCCTCGATACGCACCGGCGATCTTGAGAAGCCCTACGAACTGAAAGAGGGCGACAAGGTCGAGTTCCGCCGTGCGGATGCGGAGGCTTCCACCCCGCTTTCCACCACGGTGAACTATCCCGGCCTGATGGGAGACGTGAAGGCGGGCAACACCCTCGTGGTGGACAACGGCGCGCTGCTCATGCGCATCGAAACGGCCTCCGAAGACCGCATCATCTGTGATGTCCGCACGCCTGGAACCATGGGTTCCCGCCGCCACATCAACCTCCCTGGAGTCCGCCTGAACCTCCCGGCGCTCACGGAAAAGGATCACAAGGATCTCGCGCTGGCCGTGGAATGCGGTGCCGATTTCATCGCCGGTTCCTTCGTGCGAGACGCAGCCCACGTCGAGGAGCTGCGCGGCGCGATGGAGAAGCTCGAGGGCGAGGCGCAGATCGTGGCGAAGATCGAGGATCAGGAAGCCGTCCGAAACATCGACTCCATCATCCGTTCCGCGGATGCGATCATGATTGCGCGGGGTGATCTCGGCATAGAGGTTGATTTCGAGGACTTGCCCATCCTGCAGCGCCGCATCGTGAAGCGCTGCCATGAGCTGAGCAAACGGGTCATCGTCGCCACCCAGTTGCTCGAATCCATGATCACCAACCCCACGCCCACCCGCGCCGAGGTGACCGATGTCATGAACGCCGCCTACGAGGAGGCCGATTGCCTGATGCTTTCCGGAGAAACCTCCGTCGGGCGCTATCCGGAACGCTGCGTGGAGGCGCTTGTCCGCATTTCCTCCCGCATCGAGCGCTCCGGTGGCCACGGCTTCGGCCAGAACGTCATCCTCCGCGACGAGCGCCAAAAGACCGCCCGTGCGGCCGTCACCCTCGCGGATTCGCTCCCGGACGCACGCCTTGTCGTGCTAACGCGGCGCGGGGTGCTCGCCAACAACGTGGCCATGATGCGCCCCAAGACAGGTGCCTTTTACGCCTTCACCCCCAAGGAAAGCGTCTGCCGCCAGCTTTCGCTGACTCGCGGCGTCCGCCCCTTCAGGACATCCTTCGCATCCAACATCGAGGAAACCATCCAGCGCGCCACCGCCCAGCTCCGCGAACTGGGACTTGTCCGCCCGGGCACACCCATGGTCATCGTTTCGGACATCCTCTCGGATCATTTCGCCGCGAACTCGATCCTGCTGCACCATGCGTGA
- a CDS encoding Rne/Rng family ribonuclease has translation MIQKIKRLLGIGNTDPSQGNTIIVNVEKLERRVALLEDGVLEEYTVEREGDQNIVGGIFKGRVKNIEQGLKAMFVDIGLDKNAFLHFWDAIPAALDGGLEEIEREGKKKQQKKITSKDIPSIYPIGSEIVIQVSKGPIGTKGPRVTTNISLAGRYLVLMPFTEQFGISRKIEDPKERQRLRRIVQNLSVPEGMGIIMRTVAQGTRARHFVRDLAMLLEQWDSIDNRRANNPAPCCVFQEPNLIERTARDFLTEQVDRVLCDDAETTELIREIAGKISRRAKRRIHHLPTANQPIFERVNIQKQIDEAFSRQVWLKCGGYIVIDETEALISVDVNTGRNRGSKDVDKMILQTNVEAAEEVARQLRLRNIGGLVVVDFIDMRHRRDQMAVYKAMKERVKKDKAKTQILQISAIGLMEMTRQRLNESLRDSMYEPCPYCQGRGRVKTPMTMSIEIQRRLNTVIQSRRDQVGDLIVVVNSDVLNRFKQEDAKVLVELERSHSGRLIFRSDPTLNRERFAVIDATTEKTIEQG, from the coding sequence GTGATCCAGAAAATCAAAAGACTGTTAGGCATCGGCAACACCGACCCATCCCAAGGCAACACCATCATCGTAAACGTAGAGAAGCTTGAGCGCCGCGTCGCACTCCTGGAGGACGGTGTCCTCGAGGAATACACCGTGGAGCGAGAGGGTGATCAGAACATCGTCGGAGGCATCTTCAAAGGCCGTGTCAAAAACATCGAGCAAGGTTTGAAAGCCATGTTCGTGGACATCGGCCTGGATAAGAACGCATTCCTCCACTTCTGGGACGCCATCCCCGCCGCACTCGATGGCGGCCTTGAGGAAATCGAGCGCGAGGGTAAAAAGAAGCAGCAGAAGAAAATCACCTCCAAGGACATTCCTTCCATCTACCCGATCGGCTCGGAAATAGTCATCCAGGTCTCCAAGGGACCCATCGGCACCAAGGGGCCGCGCGTCACCACGAACATTTCCCTCGCCGGCCGCTACCTCGTGCTGATGCCCTTCACCGAGCAGTTCGGGATTTCACGGAAAATCGAGGATCCCAAGGAACGCCAGCGCCTCCGCCGCATCGTCCAGAACCTCTCCGTCCCGGAAGGCATGGGCATCATCATGCGCACCGTCGCCCAAGGCACACGCGCCCGCCACTTCGTCCGCGATCTAGCCATGCTCCTTGAGCAATGGGACTCCATCGACAACCGCCGAGCCAACAACCCCGCCCCCTGCTGCGTCTTCCAGGAGCCGAACCTCATCGAGCGCACCGCTAGGGATTTCCTCACCGAACAAGTGGACCGAGTGCTATGCGACGATGCGGAAACCACCGAGCTCATCCGCGAGATCGCCGGAAAAATCTCCCGCCGCGCCAAGCGACGCATCCACCACCTCCCCACCGCCAACCAGCCGATCTTCGAGCGGGTTAACATCCAGAAACAGATCGACGAGGCATTCTCCCGCCAGGTCTGGCTGAAATGTGGCGGCTACATCGTCATCGACGAGACCGAGGCGCTCATCTCCGTGGACGTTAACACCGGCCGCAACCGCGGCTCCAAGGATGTCGATAAGATGATCCTCCAGACCAACGTCGAGGCCGCCGAGGAGGTCGCCCGCCAGCTCCGCCTCCGCAACATCGGCGGCTTGGTCGTCGTGGACTTCATCGACATGCGCCACCGCCGCGACCAGATGGCCGTCTACAAGGCCATGAAGGAACGCGTCAAAAAGGACAAGGCCAAGACCCAGATCCTCCAGATCTCCGCCATCGGCCTCATGGAAATGACCCGCCAGCGCCTCAACGAATCCCTCCGCGACTCGATGTACGAGCCCTGCCCCTACTGCCAGGGTCGCGGCCGGGTGAAAACCCCGATGACCATGTCCATCGAGATCCAGCGCCGCCTCAACACCGTCATCCAGTCCCGCCGCGACCAGGTCGGAGACCTCATCGTCGTTGTGAACTCGGACGTCCTCAACCGCTTCAAGCAGGAAGACGCGAAAGTCCTTGTGGAACTCGAGCGCTCCCACTCCGGGCGCCTCATTTTCCGCTCCGATCCCACCCTCAACCGCGAGCGCTTCGCCGTCATCGACGCCACGACGGAGAAGACGATAGAGCAGGGCTAG
- a CDS encoding rod shape-determining protein MreC, with product MKPLNLIALLLFLAGATWALTRSETVVREIQVAYFKAISPTLKSGSALETKARALLTETKHSKELEAELSTIRGEIGRLRIIESRFKALERENSELRHALDFKKATNFDVVAAQIIRRHPTTWWQTMEIDAGEDRGIGIQLSVLSNDGLVGIIDRPFKQRSSVLLITDEKCQVSVRVEGSPEVGILSGQRGEFDRNPLLRLRFLSKNASLKPGQRVFTTGRGGIFQPNILVGSIVSIERGALDSEALVKPAVDLSDLGTVFVVLSENH from the coding sequence ATGAAACCGCTCAACCTGATCGCATTGCTTCTCTTCCTCGCGGGAGCGACATGGGCGCTTACGCGCAGCGAGACCGTCGTGCGCGAAATCCAGGTCGCCTATTTCAAGGCCATCTCCCCCACCCTCAAATCCGGATCGGCACTCGAAACGAAAGCCCGTGCGCTGCTAACGGAAACGAAGCACTCGAAGGAACTCGAGGCGGAGCTTTCCACGATACGCGGCGAGATCGGGCGGCTGCGCATCATCGAGTCCCGCTTCAAGGCGCTGGAACGCGAGAACTCCGAGCTCCGCCATGCCCTGGATTTCAAGAAAGCGACGAACTTCGATGTCGTCGCCGCACAGATCATACGCCGCCACCCGACGACGTGGTGGCAGACCATGGAGATCGATGCGGGGGAAGACCGCGGCATCGGCATCCAGCTTTCCGTGCTTTCCAACGACGGCCTCGTCGGCATCATCGACCGCCCCTTCAAGCAACGCTCATCCGTGCTCCTCATCACCGACGAGAAATGCCAGGTCTCCGTCCGCGTCGAGGGATCGCCCGAGGTAGGCATCCTCAGCGGTCAGCGCGGCGAGTTCGACCGCAACCCGCTGCTGCGCCTCCGTTTCCTCTCGAAGAACGCCTCCCTCAAGCCCGGCCAGCGCGTCTTCACCACCGGTCGAGGCGGGATCTTCCAGCCGAACATCCTCGTCGGCAGCATCGTCTCCATCGAGAGGGGTGCGCTTGATTCCGAGGCGCTGGTCAAGCCCGCCGTCGATCTCAGCGATCTCGGCACAGTCTTCGTCGTCCTTTCGGAAAACCACTGA
- a CDS encoding rod shape-determining protein, whose translation MFKNLFGNMFSSDIGIDLGTANTLINVKDHGIVLREPSVVAVKAGTNEVLAVGDDAKRMLGRTPGNIVAIRPLKDGVIADFEVTEAMLRHFIKKVNKGRRSNPRVLIAIPSGITEVERRAVRESAEQAGAREVYLIEEPMAAAIGVGLPVQEASGNMIVDIGGGTTEVALISLSGIVYARSVRTAGDELDESIIQYMKRAYNLMIGERTSEEIKIRLGSAAPLPKEMTMEVKGRDLVAGLPKTITITSQEIREAMADPLNTIVDAVRTTLERCPPELAADLVDRGIVLAGGGALLKGLDRLLREETGLPVHVAEDPLSAVAEGTGKALQELALLKRVTNTDR comes from the coding sequence ATGTTCAAAAATCTTTTCGGAAACATGTTTTCCAGCGACATCGGGATCGACCTCGGCACCGCGAACACCCTTATCAATGTCAAAGACCATGGAATCGTCCTGCGCGAGCCCTCCGTGGTCGCCGTGAAAGCCGGAACCAATGAGGTTCTGGCGGTCGGCGACGACGCAAAACGCATGTTGGGACGCACCCCTGGCAATATCGTCGCCATCCGCCCGCTCAAGGACGGGGTCATCGCCGATTTCGAGGTCACGGAGGCAATGCTCCGGCATTTCATCAAGAAGGTGAACAAGGGTCGCCGCTCCAACCCGCGCGTGCTCATCGCCATCCCATCCGGCATCACCGAGGTGGAGCGCCGCGCCGTGCGCGAATCCGCCGAGCAGGCCGGCGCCCGCGAGGTCTATCTCATCGAGGAACCTATGGCCGCCGCGATCGGCGTGGGCCTGCCGGTGCAGGAGGCTTCCGGAAACATGATCGTCGACATCGGCGGCGGCACCACCGAGGTCGCCCTGATCTCCCTTTCCGGCATCGTCTATGCCCGCTCCGTCCGCACCGCCGGGGACGAGTTGGACGAATCCATCATCCAATACATGAAGCGCGCCTACAACCTGATGATCGGTGAGCGCACTTCCGAGGAAATCAAGATCCGCCTGGGCTCCGCAGCACCTCTCCCCAAGGAGATGACCATGGAGGTCAAGGGCCGCGATCTCGTCGCAGGCCTTCCGAAAACCATCACCATCACCTCGCAGGAAATCCGCGAGGCAATGGCGGATCCTCTCAACACCATCGTGGACGCAGTCCGCACAACCCTTGAACGCTGCCCTCCGGAGCTTGCCGCCGACCTTGTCGACCGCGGCATCGTGCTGGCCGGTGGCGGCGCCCTGCTCAAGGGGCTCGACCGTCTTCTCCGTGAGGAAACCGGACTTCCCGTCCACGTCGCCGAGGATCCCCTCAGCGCAGTGGCGGAGGGAACCGGCAAGGCGCTCCAGGAACTTGCACTCCTGAAGCGCGTCACGAACACCGACCGCTGA
- a CDS encoding L-serine ammonia-lyase, iron-sulfur-dependent, subunit alpha, translated as MIVSIFNDVIGPVMRGPSSSHCAAALRIGRLARELMDCDFTDVLVEFDREGSLPTTHDTQGSDMGLFGGLMGWDADDERLPGSMRTLGDTGVRISIETVEAGDPHPNTYRLTLRSDQEVHTLRAISTGGGMMEVIDIDGFSVSMFGDCHETLIWADGKEDEVVAGIMANFEADEIILHKSGGRRMFEVKAPSFVGEEILSKMPGVTCVKRLSPVLPVMSRKDTAVPYTTCEEMLVHDAGKGTPLWKLAVNYEMARGGLTEEEVIAKMVRIVKIVRRSIAQGIAGTEYDDRVLGHQCGRFDELMRDGKLLDGGALNRIILYVTALMEVKSSMGVIIAAPTAGACAALPGAVVAMAESMGLGEDEMAKALLASGIIGVFIATRWTFAAEVGGCQAEGGSAASMAAAALVTLAGGPLDQAVAASSMAFQSMIGLICDPIANRVEAPCLGKNVMAAANALSCANMALAGFDQVIPLDEVIETAKQVAKQMPREVRCTNLGGLSITPTAIALEKKLAERRAASCGSGCGC; from the coding sequence ATGATCGTAAGCATTTTCAATGACGTGATCGGCCCCGTGATGCGCGGGCCGTCGAGTTCCCACTGCGCCGCCGCGCTACGGATCGGACGCCTGGCACGTGAGCTGATGGATTGCGATTTCACCGATGTCCTCGTCGAGTTTGACCGCGAGGGCTCGCTGCCGACCACCCACGACACCCAAGGCTCCGACATGGGGCTTTTCGGCGGACTGATGGGCTGGGATGCTGATGACGAACGGCTTCCCGGCTCCATGCGGACGCTCGGCGATACAGGGGTGCGCATCTCCATAGAGACGGTGGAAGCCGGGGATCCGCATCCGAACACCTATCGGCTCACTCTTCGCAGTGATCAGGAAGTGCATACATTGCGCGCCATTTCCACGGGCGGCGGAATGATGGAGGTGATCGACATCGACGGCTTCAGCGTCTCCATGTTCGGCGATTGCCACGAGACCCTGATCTGGGCCGATGGCAAAGAAGACGAGGTGGTTGCGGGGATCATGGCGAATTTTGAGGCGGATGAAATCATCCTCCATAAGTCCGGAGGGCGGCGTATGTTCGAGGTGAAGGCTCCGTCATTCGTTGGCGAAGAAATCCTTTCCAAGATGCCCGGCGTCACCTGCGTGAAGCGCCTTTCGCCCGTGCTTCCCGTGATGTCGCGCAAGGACACGGCGGTTCCCTACACCACCTGCGAGGAAATGCTCGTCCACGACGCGGGCAAGGGCACCCCGTTGTGGAAACTGGCGGTGAACTATGAGATGGCGCGCGGCGGCCTCACCGAGGAAGAGGTCATCGCGAAGATGGTCAGGATCGTCAAAATCGTCCGCCGATCCATCGCCCAAGGCATCGCCGGCACGGAATACGATGACCGCGTGCTTGGCCACCAGTGCGGGCGTTTCGATGAGTTGATGCGCGACGGGAAATTGCTGGATGGCGGCGCCCTCAACCGCATCATCCTCTATGTCACCGCTTTGATGGAGGTGAAAAGCTCGATGGGTGTCATCATCGCAGCGCCCACCGCCGGTGCCTGCGCCGCACTGCCCGGAGCCGTCGTGGCGATGGCTGAGAGCATGGGGCTCGGTGAGGACGAAATGGCAAAAGCCCTCCTCGCCAGCGGAATCATCGGGGTCTTCATCGCCACCCGCTGGACCTTTGCGGCGGAGGTCGGCGGTTGCCAGGCGGAGGGCGGTTCTGCGGCAAGCATGGCGGCGGCGGCGCTCGTCACCTTGGCAGGCGGCCCTCTGGATCAGGCGGTCGCCGCATCTTCCATGGCTTTCCAAAGCATGATAGGCCTGATCTGCGATCCCATCGCGAACCGCGTCGAGGCGCCCTGCCTCGGCAAGAATGTGATGGCGGCCGCCAACGCCCTTTCCTGCGCAAACATGGCGCTCGCCGGCTTCGACCAGGTGATCCCGCTCGACGAGGTCATCGAGACCGCGAAGCAGGTGGCCAAGCAGATGCCGCGCGAAGTCCGCTGCACGAATCTCGGCGGACTCTCCATCACCCCGACAGCGATCGCCCTTGAGAAAAAACTCGCCGAACGCCGTGCCGCCTCCTGTGGCTCGGGTTGCGGCTGCTGA
- a CDS encoding Gfo/Idh/MocA family oxidoreductase translates to MDSTRRQALKTIAAMATVQFVPSRVLGLNGQTPPSEELTKGIIGCGGISAQHLKMPGKLLALCDVDTGHLSQRMKQSGGEEAGITGYSDFRKLIARDDIDIVHIATPPHWHAIMAIEAAKAGKDIWCEKPMSRTIGEGLAMVKAVEAQNRIFRLNTWFRFKDNFYGMGTPVSSLKKAVDADMLGWPLKVTVSGVTGFDWKLNTWAGKPGLPPEPVPPELDYDLWLGPAPKKPYNSQRVHAKFRGYWDYDGGGLGDMGQHYLDPVQYLLGKDAEAPVSVEIDADPQDAEAVGTWRRMEFTYADGCKIVLDGENKDKEAAYIEGPKGKIYRGFKSDIPDFEKKVAALPEPRAQETDFHECVRTRKKFALNEQNGFWSCTIVNMGVTAHRLNKNLRFDSKALKFDDPAANALMDQPMREPWEIGV, encoded by the coding sequence ATGGACTCCACCCGCCGCCAGGCACTCAAGACAATCGCCGCGATGGCGACAGTGCAATTCGTCCCGAGCCGCGTTCTCGGCCTCAACGGCCAGACCCCGCCCTCGGAGGAACTCACCAAAGGCATCATCGGCTGCGGAGGCATCAGCGCCCAGCACCTCAAGATGCCCGGGAAGCTGCTCGCGCTCTGCGATGTGGACACCGGGCATCTCTCGCAGCGGATGAAGCAGTCCGGCGGAGAGGAAGCGGGCATCACCGGCTATTCCGATTTCCGCAAACTCATCGCCCGCGATGACATCGATATCGTCCACATCGCCACCCCGCCTCACTGGCACGCCATCATGGCCATCGAGGCCGCCAAGGCGGGCAAGGACATCTGGTGCGAGAAGCCGATGAGCCGCACCATCGGCGAAGGTCTCGCCATGGTGAAGGCAGTCGAGGCTCAGAACCGAATCTTCCGCCTGAACACATGGTTCCGCTTCAAGGACAATTTCTACGGCATGGGTACCCCCGTTTCTTCCCTGAAAAAAGCCGTCGATGCGGACATGCTCGGCTGGCCGCTCAAGGTTACCGTTTCCGGCGTGACCGGCTTCGACTGGAAGCTCAATACCTGGGCAGGAAAACCCGGCCTCCCGCCCGAGCCCGTCCCGCCGGAGCTCGACTACGACCTGTGGCTTGGGCCTGCCCCGAAGAAGCCCTACAACAGCCAGCGTGTCCACGCGAAGTTCCGCGGCTACTGGGACTACGACGGCGGCGGCCTCGGCGACATGGGCCAGCATTACCTCGATCCCGTCCAATATCTGTTAGGCAAGGACGCAGAGGCGCCCGTCTCCGTGGAAATCGATGCCGACCCGCAGGACGCGGAGGCCGTCGGGACATGGCGGCGGATGGAATTCACCTACGCAGACGGCTGCAAGATTGTCCTCGACGGCGAGAACAAGGACAAGGAAGCCGCCTACATCGAGGGGCCGAAGGGGAAAATCTACCGTGGTTTCAAATCCGACATACCGGATTTCGAGAAAAAGGTCGCCGCCCTGCCGGAGCCCCGTGCCCAGGAAACCGATTTCCATGAATGCGTCCGCACCCGGAAAAAATTCGCGCTCAACGAGCAGAACGGCTTCTGGTCCTGCACCATCGTCAACATGGGTGTCACAGCACACCGCCTCAACAAGAACCTCAGGTTCGACTCCAAGGCGCTCAAGTTTGATGATCCCGCCGCCAACGCGCTGATGGACCAGCCCATGCGCGAGCCGTGGGAAATCGGCGTGTGA